The Acidobacteriota bacterium genome contains the following window.
CGCCGCCAACGTATTTCTGGGTTTGTACGCGCAGCGGACCCACGCCTCGTGGCCCTGGCTGTTCGGCAACCTCGGCGAAGCTGTACTAGTCTTCGTGGCCATCGTCCTGTTCGTCTACGCTTTCATGGCCGTCGAGCGCGTCGAGGGGAACGGGTCATAGCCCGGCAGCAGGGTCGAATCCGCAGGGCGCACGCATTTCATCGGCAAGGGGAGAGTCATCATGTCAAAGCTGGAAGGACGGGCGCCTTCGCTCGAACGTCGTCGTTTTCTGCACGTGTCGGCCCGCTACGGGTACTCGACCGCGGTGGTTGCTGCCGCGGGTGGGTACCTGTGGAATGACCGTGCGCTGGCGCAGACGGCTGCCGACGAGGAAGCGAAGGAGCGCGGTGCGAAATACCGGATGATTTTCGCGACTGAGCAGCGCATCGAGGATTCGGTTCGCTACCCGGTGATGCAGGCCGAGTTGAAGCAGAACGTCGAGGCGGCGACGAAGAATCAGATCTTCGTCAAGCTGTTTCCGGCCGGCCAGCTTGGCATGGGCGCCCAGTTGGCCCAGAAGGTCCAGGCCGGTACGTTGCAGGGCTGCTCGACGTCGCTGTCGAACCTCTCGCCCTACGCTCCAGCGGTCGACCTGGTCAATATACCGTTCTGGTGCGGCCGCAATCAGCAATTCGCGAATCTCGTGACCAGCAAGGCGTGGAACGACGAGATCACGCCGAAGGTGGCCGAGCGCGGCTACAAGCCCATGTTCTACTTCACGGCCGACGCGCGGACGATCGCGGTGCGCAAGGGCTTCCCGCACGTCATCAAGACGCCGGCGGACATGAAGGGCATGAAGATGCGCGTGCCGCCTTCGCAGCTCCTGCAGACTTTCTACCGCCTGGCCGGCGCGAATCCGACCGTGGTGCCCTGGGGAGAGACGGCAACCGCCATGAAGCAGGGCGTCGCCGACGGGCTGGACCCGGCGGTCACCGCACTGTCAGTCTATGGATTTCACGACCTGCTCGCCTGGGTGACCTTTGTGCAAAGCGTACCGGACGCGCAGATGTTTGCGGCCAATTCGGGCTGGTACCGCTCGCTGTCGGCGGACGTACGTGCCGCGTTCGACGACGCCTGCGCGAAGACCGTTCAGCAGGCGTTCGCTCAACTCGAGGTGGCCCGCGGAAATGCGGTGACCCGGATGCGCGAGAACGGCGCCCAGTTCTACGTACCGATGGCAGCCGAGTACCAGCAATGGATCGAAGCCTGCGGTCCGCAGCGCAAGGAGTGGGACGACTTCAAACTGAAGCTGGTCGGCTCGCCTGCGGCTTTCGACAAGCTGATGGAAGCCGCCAATACCCAAGGTCCGATCACGGTGGCCGATCCCAAGATCTGATCCCAAGATCTGATCCGTCAGCGGGGTCCGCGGCGGGAGTCGCCGGACCTCATTCCGAATTCCGGCCCGGGCATATCTCCAATGAAGAGACTGCTGCACGCGCTCGACGATAACGCCGAGCGCTACCTGATGCTCACCTGCTACTGCTTCATCGTGTTCGTGATCGTGCAGGAAGTCATCCGGCGTTTCGTGCTGAACTACTCGAGCTCATGGGCGGAGGAGCTGGCCCGATACGCATTCATCTACATGGGATGGATCGGTGCATCGTCGGCGGTCAAGGAGCGCGCACACATCCGTTTCGACGTGCTGTTCACGCGCCTGCCGGCGCGCCTGCATGGCTACCTCTACATCTTCATCGAGCTGTGCACCCTCGTCCTGGCCTGCATCGTGCTCTACTGGTCGATGCACACCATCGAGCAACTGCTGCGGTTCGGCGGCACGACACCGGTGTTGCGCGTCAACAAGGCGTGGTTCGAAATGGCAGTCCCGATCGGCTTCGTACTGATCATCGTCCGGATCATCCAGTCCCTGAAGCGTGACATCGCGGACATACGCGCGGGGCGCCCTGCCTTCGAGGGTAAGGCCATGTTCGAGGAATGACGGAGTCCACACATGGCCGTGCCATTGTCGCTGCTGTTCATCGTCGTCCTGCTGGTCATCGGCGTGCCTTTCTGGGTCTCGCTGGGCCTCGGTACCGTTGTCTTGCTGACGTCGACGGATGCCCTCCCGTTGACCTTGGTCGGCGAGGCGCTGTTCGAGGGCGTCGACTCGTTCGCGTTGATCGCGATTCCGCTCTTCGTCCTGACCGGTGACATCATGGTGCGCTCCGGCTTGGCATACCGCCTGCTCGACTTCGCGGAGGCCAGTTTCGGAACCTGGCGCTCCGGATTCGGAACGTCGACCGTGGCCGGCTGCGGTCTGTTCGCGTGCATCTCGGGCTCGGACGCGGCCGACGCGGCCGCGATCGGCCGGATCACGATGGACCGGCTGGTGCTGAAGGGTTATCCGAAGGACTACGCCTGCGCTCTCGTCGCCTCGGGGGCCTGCACCGGCATCCTGATTCCCCCGTCGATTGCGTACATCATCATCGGTCTGGTCCTGGGCATCTCTTCGGCGACGCTCTTCATCGCTGCGTTCGTGCCGGGAATGATGGTGCTGGCTGCCGTCGTCCTGACCAACGTGATCGTGAACCGGTACAACCGGTTCGAGAACACACAGGGCAGTTTCTCCTGGGCCCGGTGGTTCAAGGCACTGAACGACGCGAAGTGGGCTCTGTCGATCCCGGTGCTCATCCTCGGCGGTATTTATACCGGTGTCTTTACCCCGACGGAGTCTGCTGCCGTCGCCGTCGCGGTCTCATTGGGCATCGGCATGCTGCAGAAGCAGATCAGGCTGAAGGACTTCTCCAGCATGCTGGGTACCAGTGCCCGCGTGTGCGGCGTCGTGCTCCCGATCATCGCCGTCGCGCTGCTGTTCGCGCAGGCACTTACGGTGGTCGGCGTGCCGCAGCAATTCGTCGAATGGGTGCTGTCCTTCGGCACCGACCGCAATACGGTCATCTTCCTGATGCTCGTCGTCTGGGTGGTATCCGGAATGTTCATGGAGACCGGACCGAACATCGTCGTGCTCGGGCCGCTGATGTATCCGCTCTCGCAGCAGATCGGAATGGATCCGATCCACTTCTGTGTGTTCATGATCACGACGCTCGGGCTCGGGTTCATCACTCCGCCGTTCGGCCTGAACCTGTTCGTCATGTCCGGCCTCACCCGCACCCCGCTCGGCGCGATCGCGCGGCGGGCATTTCCCTTCGTCATCGCGATGCTGGTCGTCTCGGCCGTCATCGGCTACGTTCCGATCCTGTCCACTTTCGCCGTACGTTGACCATGAACTTCCCCGCTACCGTAGATCGCTCCTCCCCGGACCTCGCGGCTGTCGAGGCTCTCGCAACACGGCTGCGCCGCCACGTGGTTCAGATGGTCGCGCGTCTGGGGCAGGGATATGTTGCCCAGGGACTGGGTGCCGCAGACGTGTTTGCGGCCCTTTTCGGCGGTGAACTGCGCCTGCGGGGCGGTAACCCCCGCTGGAACGGGCGCGACCGGTTCATTCTCTCCGCCTCGCACAATTCGGCGCTGTTTCACGCAGCCTTTGCCGAGGCCGGCCTCATGCCGATCGAGGCGCTCGCGAGTTACTGCGTCGACGGCTCTCCCTGCGAACTCAACGTGTCGGAGCGGCTTCCAGGGGTGGAGGGCACCTTCGGTTCGCTCGGCCAAGGACTTTCGGTGGCTGTCGGAATGGCGCTCGCCGGAAAGCTCGACGGGTCGCCATGGCGCGTCTACGTGGTCCTGGGAGACGGCGAACTCCAGGAAGGTCAGGTCTGGGAGGCCACGATGTCCGCCGCGACGCATCGACTGGACAACCTCTGCATGATCATCGACTGGAACGAGATGCAGGTCGAAGGTCACGTCGACAAGGTGCATCGAATGGCGCCGGTGCTTGCAAAATTCGAAGCATTCGGCTGGCGCGGGATCGAAGTCGACGGGCATAACCTGTCCGAGATCTTTTCCGCGCTGGCGGCAGCACGCACGACGATGGACCGGCCGACGGTCATTCTCGCGCATACGAAGGTCGGCATGGGTGTGCCGGCGCTGGAAGGCGTGCGTAGCCACAACATGCGATTGCCCCCAGACGTCGCCCAGCGGGCACTTGCAGAGCTGGGGGTGCAATGAGCACGCCATCGCTGGACGCCGATTTTACCGGCACAAACGTTCAGACTGCGCAGGGCCCCGGCGGACCAGTGCCGCGCCTGTACGGCGAGGCGCTGCTCGGGCTCGCGCGTGACGACCCGCGAATTGTCTGCCTGGTCGCAGATCTTTCTCCTGCGACCGAGACGGACCTGTTCAGGGACAGCCTGCCCGCTCGATTCTTCAATCTCGGGATTGCCGAGGCGAACATGATCGGCGTGGCCGGGGGGCTGGCGCGCTGCGGTCGCCGGCCATGGGTTCACACATTCGGGGTCTTCGCCACGCGCCGCTGTTATGACCAGGTTGCGATGCAGGTCGCCTACCCGCGGCTCGATGTGAAGATCGTCGGATTCCTCCCCGGCCTCACGACGCTGCTCGGCGTCAGCCACCAGGCCATCGACGACGTCGCATTGATGAGAGCGCTTCCGAACATGACGATTCTCGAGCCCGGGAGCGCCGATGGGATCGGAGAGTGCCTGCGCGAGGCAAATGCGATCGGCGGCCCCGTCTATCTGAGGATGCGCCGGCTCGATCCGGGCGAGGACGGCTCACCGTTACCCGTTGTCTCCACCGCAGGAGCGCTCTCCGTAATTCGTGAGGGTTCGGGCCCGGTGGTTTTCGCCTCGGGCATGATGGTTCGAACTGCCCTGGATGCAGCGGAACGAATCGCCGCGCAGGGTGTTTCAACGCGGGTGATCGACGTACGGCGAATCAAGCCGCTACCCGCCGAGCCGATTGTCGAGGCTGCGCGGCAGGCGGGTGCCGTGGTCGTCGCCGAGAATCATTCGATCGTTGGCGGCCTCGGCTCTGCCATTGCGGAAGTACTGATGGAAGCGGGTGTTCGCTGTGCGTTCGAGCGGATCGGGGTCCGAGACACGTTTGCCGAGGGCGGTTCCACGGCCTACCTGTTCGATCGCTACGGCCTGTCGGAAGAGGCGGTTGCGGCAGCCGTCCGGAGTGTTGCACGGAGGGCGGCCCGATGAACGACCGAGTCGATACGATCGCGTTCATCGGGCTGGGAACAATGGGCGCGCCTATGGCTCGGAACCTGGTTCGTGCCGGCTTTCGCTTGCGGGTTTACGACGTGGTCCCTTCAGCCGCCGCAGCGTTCGCGGGTGAGGCACACGTCGCGGACAGTCCGGCCGACGCTGCAAGCGGCGCAGATGTGGTGATAACGATGTTGCCGACCGGACGCGAGGTGGCAGCGGCGCTGTTCGGACCCGGTGCCGCGTGCGCGACGCTGCGCACACGAGGGCTGGTGGTCGACATGAGCACGATCGCGCATGCTGATTGCGTGACGCACGGCGAAAGGCTGCGCAGTGCGGGTTTTCGCGCAGTCGATGCGCCAGTGGGTCGCTCCCCTCAGCACGCCATCGAAGGAAAGCTTCTGGTAATGGCCGGCGGTGACCCCGCGGATGTCAACGAGTTGCGCACTGTCTTCGATGCGATCGGAGACACCGTCCATCACGTCGGGCCTTACGGCAGCGGCATCCGGATCAAGCTGATCAACAACTACCTCTCCATGGTGAACATGGTGATCGCGGCCGAAGGGCTGACCTTCGCTGCCAAGGCGGGAATTCGTCGTGACATTGCCTTGTCGATCTTTGCCGAAACGCCGGCCGGTCGCGGGCAGATGTTCACCAACTACCCGAGAAAAGTACTCGCTGGCGATCTGAAGCCAGACTTCCCGTTGTCGATGGGGCTCAAGGACATCACATTGGCATTGGGGTTTGGCGCCGAGGTCGGGGCGCCGCTCTTCCTGGGCGCAGCCTCACGCGAGTTGTTCGCGTTGGCCAAGCCGTTCGGTCGAGAGCGGGACGACTGTACCGCAATGCTCCTTCTGCTCGAAGAGATCGCGCACGCTCGCGCAGTTTGAGTGCGCCATTGCGCCAGAGACGAACGTATCTGGCATCACATCTCACGGCAATCAGCCGAAGCTGCGCGGTGATCCCGCGCGCTTGTGGCTCCCGGACGGCGCGTTCGTCATCCGGGCCCATGACGGCCCCCATCAGCGAAGCGCTGAGTCCGAACGAAAGCCATGGCTACGACAAGCGTCATCCGCAAGGGCATGGCCTGGAAGGGTTGACGTCGGAATGGATCGGGAGGAAAGTGATTTCCTTTCCACCCGACCGTCCGATGGCGGCACAAAGAAGGTGAGGCGTGGCTGCGAAACCGCTCAGCATCATCGTCGTGTCAGGGTCGAGAGAGCGCCTTCAGATGGCCGCGATGGTCGCGGCAGTCGGGGCAGTGAGCGGCAGTCCGGTCACGGTGTTCCTGTCGATGAACGCGTTGCGGTACTTCGTGAAGGGCGACCAGACCGCGGCCCCCGCCGAGGGGCCGTTCGGCGAACTGCTCGCCACGAAGAACGCGCCGCCGTTCCGCGCCATGTTCGAGCAGGCCGTGTCGCTGGGCGATGCGAAGATCCATCCGTGCTCGATGGCCATGGACGTCATGGGGCTGGAGCCCGCCGCGCTCGAATCGTGGCTGGCCGAACCTCTCGGCCTCACGAAGTTTCTCGGCGATGCGGCCGATGCGCAGGTCTGGTCGTTCTGACCTCCGCCGCCGGACAACGCCGAACAACGTCGAACACAGAAGGGAGCAGCCATGGCCGGCAAGAAAGTGATCGACGCGCGCGGAAGCTTCTGTCCGGGCCCGTTGATGGAACTCATCGCCGGGATGAAGATGGCCGAGGTGGGCGACGAGCTCGAAGTGCTCTCCAGCGACAAGGGGTCGGCCAACGACATTCCCGAGTGGATCCACAAGGTCGGGCACGAGCACCTCGGCACGCGCGAGGAGGCCGGTGTCTGGCACATCGCAGTCAGGAAGGTGAAGTGAAAGAGGTGGGCTGAAGCGACGTTTCGATCACGCACAACAGGAGGACGAGAGATGCGCATCCTGATCATCGGCGGCGGCATGGGCGGCACGATCCTGGCGAACAATCTCGCGCGGCGGCTGGCGCCCGAGCTGAAGGCGGGCAAGGCCCGGATCACGATGCTGTCGGCATCCGAGCGGCACTTCTACCAGCCGGGCCTTCTGTATCTGGCGTTCGGGCGCGTGACGCCCGACGAGCTGTACCGCGACCAGGCGAGCCTGCTCGAGCCCGGCATCGAGTTCCACGTCGACCCGGCCGAGCAGTTCCTGCTCGACCAGAACCAGGTGAAGGCGAAGAGCGGGCGCACCTTCGATTACGACATCCTGGCGATCGCCACCGGGTCGCGCCCGGTGCCCGAACTGATCCCCGGCCTGGCCGAGAATTCGGAGACGTTCTACACCGAGGAGACGGCGCTGAAGATGTTCCGGCGCCTGCGCGAGTTCCAGGGCGGCCGGGTTGTCGTCGCGGTGGGCGTGCCGCACAAGTGCCCGATGGCGCCGCTCGAGATCACCTTCATGCTGTACGACTACTTCAAGGATCGCGGCATCCTCGACAAGGTGAAGCTGCACTACACCTACCCGATCGGTCGCGTGCACAGTCTCGAGAACGTCGCCAAGTGGGCGGCGCCCGAAATGGCGCGGCTCGGCATCAGCTACGAGACGCTGTTCAACATCAAGGAGGTCGACGGCAAGGCGAAGGTGGTGCGCAGCGAGGAGGGCACCGAAGCGCCGTTCGACCTGCTGGTGTCGATCCCCGCGCACCGCGGCATGGAGGTGATCGAGAAGAACAACCTCGGCACCGGCGGGTTCATCCCGACGCATCGGCACCAGCTCAACATGGAAGGGCGCAACAACGTCTACGTGCTGGGCGACACGACCAACCTGCCGATCAGCAAGGCCGGTTCCACCGCGCACTTCGAGGCCGAGGCGCTCGGCGAGAACATCGCGGCGATCGTCAAGCTCGGCGCGCCGGTGCGCGACTACGACGGCAAGGTGTTCTGCTTCATCGAGGCCGGAAAAGACCGCGCCACCTACGCGATGTTCGACTATCTCAATCCGCCCGACCCGAAGCCGCCGACCAAGGCCATCCACTGGTTCAAGATGGCCTACAACAAGCTGTACTGGACTTCCGCACGCGGCCTGCTCTGACCACCGGGAGGACCGAAGATGGACACGCAGACCGGTGAACCGCGCGCGCTCGACGGCGAGATCGAGCGCCTGGTGGCGGCGGCGGGCGACGCGCTCACCGACGAGATGGTCGGGCGCCTCGCGGGCACCGCGGCCGACGCGGCCGAACTGATGGACCAGATCGCCCGGGCAGGGCTCGCCCGGGCGATTCCGGCGCTCGCGCAGATGGCGCACAACGGCGACCTCGAGCGCCTGGGCCAGCTCGCGCGCGTCTACAGCTCGGCGCAGGACTCGCTCACCGACGAGATGGTCGGGCGTCTGTCGGCCACGATCGGCGACGGGCTGGCGCTGATGGACCAGGTCAACCGCGCCGGCCTCGACCGCGCGATTCCCGCGCTGGCCGAGATGGTGCACAACGGCGACCTGCAGCGGCTGGTGAAGCTCGCGCGCGTCTACGGCTCGGCCGAGGACGCGCTCACCGACGAGATGGTCGGGCGGCTCACCGAGACCGTGGGCAATGGCCTGTCGCTGCTCGATCGCTTCGCGCGTGGCGGCGCCGACCGCGTGATCGGCATCCTCGAGCGGCTCGAGAGCTCGGGCGCGCTGCAAAAGCTCGCCGAGACGCTGCCCGACCTCGTCGAACGGATGACGCGCGTGCAGGCGATGCTCGCGGCGATCGAGTCGGCGGCGCAGCGCACCAGCCGGCTGCCGCCGGCGCGCGGCGGCTTGGGCGGGATGTGGGCGCTGATGCGCGAGCCCGAGGCGCAGGACACGCTGCGCTTCCTGCTGGCGGTGGGCAAGGAGTTGCGCGGCGCGATGACGTCGCCCGCGCGCTGATGGATCCGCGATGAACGGTCTACACTGAGCGGGCGATACCGAGCGGGCGATACCGCTACGCAAGGCAACTCGCGCTGCCCGGCCTGTTACGGCGCGTACCAGATCTCTTCGGAGGCGAGCGCGAGCGCCGGCAGCGCTGCCGGCGCGATCTCGAACGGTGCCTCGAGCGTGCGCTCCGACGCGAACCTGCCCTCGGCGGGAAGCGGCGAGTGGAACACGTGCACGCGCCGGGCCTCGACTTCGACGATCCAGTATTCGGCCACGCCGTGCGACGCGTACAGGCGCGCCCGGGTGCCGCGATCGTAGCGCAGCGAGGAATCGGCTACCTCGATGGCCAGCAGTACGTCGGCGGCACCGGGATGCTGCGTGGCGTAATCGTCGGCGCGCGGCCGCAGCAGCATGAAATCGGGCTGCGGCATCGACCATGGCGGCAGGCATATTGGCTGCGCCACCGAAACGATGGCATCGTCGCCGGCACGTCGCACCAGCAGACGGGTCAATCGGTGACTGACCGACATGTGACCGGTGCCGATCGGCGGCATGTCGATCAGGTCTCCTTCGATCAACTCGATCCGACTGTCCTCGGCGAGGATGCCGGCCGTGCCGAGGCGCTCGAAGTCATCGATCGACAGCTTGTGGCGGGTGGGTTCGACGACGGCGCTCATCGCTGGCTCGGGCGCGCCCGGTAGATCACCCAGTAGATCAGCGCCACCAGCACGCTGCCGCCCACCAGGTTGCCGGCGATCACCGGCACCAGGTTGCCGGCCATTGCCGTCCAGGTCACGGCGGCGGCCTGTGGCAGTGCCGCCAGCGCGGGGTCGGTTGCGAGCAGGCCGATCGCCAGCGGAAAGAAGAACATGTTGGCGATCGAGTGCTCGAAGCCGAGCGCGACGAACGCGGCGATCGGCGGCACGATCGCCACCGTCTTGTCGACGACGCTGCGCCCCGCGGCGGCCATCCACACGGCGAGGCACACCAGCACGTTGCACAGCACGCCGCGAAAGAAGGCCGTCTCCCAGGACAGTGCGGCCTTGGCCGCGGCGACTTCGACCGCCTTTTTCGCGACCAGCCCCCCGTTGAGTGCCGCGGTGTCGGCCAGCAGCACCAGCACTGCGAGGCCGGCCGCGCCGACGAGGTTGCCCAGACCCACCACCACCCAGTTGCGCAGCACCTCGCGCGTGCCGAGCTTGCCCTCGGCCCAGGCCATCGCCAGCAGGTTGTTGCCGGTGAACAGTTCGGCGCCGGCCACCACGACCATGATCAGTCCGAGCGAGAACACCAGCCCACCGAGCACGCGCGAGCCTGCGAACGACAGCGACGGGTCGCTCGTGACCAGCAGGAATGCGATCGAACCGAGTCCGATGAAGGCGCCGGCCAGCAGTGCCAGCATCGACATCGAGTGCAGCGGCAGGCGCGCCTTGGCCACGCCGATGGTCTCCACGCGTGCGGCGACTTCGCGTGGCGCGAACGCGTCGGAGCCGAAGATCTCCCCGGCCATCAGTGCCGATCCTGGCGGGCGGGCGGGAGCGGCGGTGTCTGCGATCGCGGGTGCATCCGGCAAGCTTACGCGATCGCCGCACGCGTACCGCACCATTACTTGCGCGATGCGAACAGCATGGCCTCTGCTCGCGAGGAAAAGCCCAGTTTGGTGAAGATGTGACGCAAATGAACCTTCACGGTTTCGTGGCTGATATCCAGCGCCCGCGCGATCGACTTGTTGCTCAGGCCCAGAGCGATCTTGTCGAGCACTTCGCGCTCACGTTCGGTGAGCACGGGGGTGGGATCCTGCTCGCGGCCGGTCGATCCCGGGTCGGGGGGCGGTTCATCGCTGGAATCGGTGCACCGTGCGCTGTTGGCGGGCGGCGGTTCGGGCGTTTCGGGTGATACGAGGGCACGAAACAGGGTGCGCTGCAGGCTCGTGTCTCCGAGGAGCGGCATGTCCCTGTCGGCCAGGCTCGCGGGACTTGCAATGGCCAGCGCCAGCAGTTCGCCGACCGGGCGCAGC
Protein-coding sequences here:
- a CDS encoding TRAP transporter substrate-binding protein, whose protein sequence is MSKLEGRAPSLERRRFLHVSARYGYSTAVVAAAGGYLWNDRALAQTAADEEAKERGAKYRMIFATEQRIEDSVRYPVMQAELKQNVEAATKNQIFVKLFPAGQLGMGAQLAQKVQAGTLQGCSTSLSNLSPYAPAVDLVNIPFWCGRNQQFANLVTSKAWNDEITPKVAERGYKPMFYFTADARTIAVRKGFPHVIKTPADMKGMKMRVPPSQLLQTFYRLAGANPTVVPWGETATAMKQGVADGLDPAVTALSVYGFHDLLAWVTFVQSVPDAQMFAANSGWYRSLSADVRAAFDDACAKTVQQAFAQLEVARGNAVTRMRENGAQFYVPMAAEYQQWIEACGPQRKEWDDFKLKLVGSPAAFDKLMEAANTQGPITVADPKI
- a CDS encoding TRAP transporter small permease — its product is MKRLLHALDDNAERYLMLTCYCFIVFVIVQEVIRRFVLNYSSSWAEELARYAFIYMGWIGASSAVKERAHIRFDVLFTRLPARLHGYLYIFIELCTLVLACIVLYWSMHTIEQLLRFGGTTPVLRVNKAWFEMAVPIGFVLIIVRIIQSLKRDIADIRAGRPAFEGKAMFEE
- a CDS encoding TRAP transporter large permease, whose product is MAVPLSLLFIVVLLVIGVPFWVSLGLGTVVLLTSTDALPLTLVGEALFEGVDSFALIAIPLFVLTGDIMVRSGLAYRLLDFAEASFGTWRSGFGTSTVAGCGLFACISGSDAADAAAIGRITMDRLVLKGYPKDYACALVASGACTGILIPPSIAYIIIGLVLGISSATLFIAAFVPGMMVLAAVVLTNVIVNRYNRFENTQGSFSWARWFKALNDAKWALSIPVLILGGIYTGVFTPTESAAVAVAVSLGIGMLQKQIRLKDFSSMLGTSARVCGVVLPIIAVALLFAQALTVVGVPQQFVEWVLSFGTDRNTVIFLMLVVWVVSGMFMETGPNIVVLGPLMYPLSQQIGMDPIHFCVFMITTLGLGFITPPFGLNLFVMSGLTRTPLGAIARRAFPFVIAMLVVSAVIGYVPILSTFAVR
- a CDS encoding transketolase — translated: MNFPATVDRSSPDLAAVEALATRLRRHVVQMVARLGQGYVAQGLGAADVFAALFGGELRLRGGNPRWNGRDRFILSASHNSALFHAAFAEAGLMPIEALASYCVDGSPCELNVSERLPGVEGTFGSLGQGLSVAVGMALAGKLDGSPWRVYVVLGDGELQEGQVWEATMSAATHRLDNLCMIIDWNEMQVEGHVDKVHRMAPVLAKFEAFGWRGIEVDGHNLSEIFSALAAARTTMDRPTVILAHTKVGMGVPALEGVRSHNMRLPPDVAQRALAELGVQ
- a CDS encoding transketolase, coding for MSTPSLDADFTGTNVQTAQGPGGPVPRLYGEALLGLARDDPRIVCLVADLSPATETDLFRDSLPARFFNLGIAEANMIGVAGGLARCGRRPWVHTFGVFATRRCYDQVAMQVAYPRLDVKIVGFLPGLTTLLGVSHQAIDDVALMRALPNMTILEPGSADGIGECLREANAIGGPVYLRMRRLDPGEDGSPLPVVSTAGALSVIREGSGPVVFASGMMVRTALDAAERIAAQGVSTRVIDVRRIKPLPAEPIVEAARQAGAVVVAENHSIVGGLGSAIAEVLMEAGVRCAFERIGVRDTFAEGGSTAYLFDRYGLSEEAVAAAVRSVARRAAR
- a CDS encoding NAD-binding protein — its product is MNDRVDTIAFIGLGTMGAPMARNLVRAGFRLRVYDVVPSAAAAFAGEAHVADSPADAASGADVVITMLPTGREVAAALFGPGAACATLRTRGLVVDMSTIAHADCVTHGERLRSAGFRAVDAPVGRSPQHAIEGKLLVMAGGDPADVNELRTVFDAIGDTVHHVGPYGSGIRIKLINNYLSMVNMVIAAEGLTFAAKAGIRRDIALSIFAETPAGRGQMFTNYPRKVLAGDLKPDFPLSMGLKDITLALGFGAEVGAPLFLGAASRELFALAKPFGRERDDCTAMLLLLEEIAHARAV
- a CDS encoding DsrE/DsrF/DrsH-like family protein, with the translated sequence MAAMVAAVGAVSGSPVTVFLSMNALRYFVKGDQTAAPAEGPFGELLATKNAPPFRAMFEQAVSLGDAKIHPCSMAMDVMGLEPAALESWLAEPLGLTKFLGDAADAQVWSF
- a CDS encoding sulfurtransferase TusA family protein, translating into MAGKKVIDARGSFCPGPLMELIAGMKMAEVGDELEVLSSDKGSANDIPEWIHKVGHEHLGTREEAGVWHIAVRKVK
- a CDS encoding NAD(P)/FAD-dependent oxidoreductase gives rise to the protein MRILIIGGGMGGTILANNLARRLAPELKAGKARITMLSASERHFYQPGLLYLAFGRVTPDELYRDQASLLEPGIEFHVDPAEQFLLDQNQVKAKSGRTFDYDILAIATGSRPVPELIPGLAENSETFYTEETALKMFRRLREFQGGRVVVAVGVPHKCPMAPLEITFMLYDYFKDRGILDKVKLHYTYPIGRVHSLENVAKWAAPEMARLGISYETLFNIKEVDGKAKVVRSEEGTEAPFDLLVSIPAHRGMEVIEKNNLGTGGFIPTHRHQLNMEGRNNVYVLGDTTNLPISKAGSTAHFEAEALGENIAAIVKLGAPVRDYDGKVFCFIEAGKDRATYAMFDYLNPPDPKPPTKAIHWFKMAYNKLYWTSARGLL
- a CDS encoding Uma2 family endonuclease — encoded protein: MSAVVEPTRHKLSIDDFERLGTAGILAEDSRIELIEGDLIDMPPIGTGHMSVSHRLTRLLVRRAGDDAIVSVAQPICLPPWSMPQPDFMLLRPRADDYATQHPGAADVLLAIEVADSSLRYDRGTRARLYASHGVAEYWIVEVEARRVHVFHSPLPAEGRFASERTLEAPFEIAPAALPALALASEEIWYAP
- a CDS encoding formate/nitrite transporter family protein; its protein translation is MAGEIFGSDAFAPREVAARVETIGVAKARLPLHSMSMLALLAGAFIGLGSIAFLLVTSDPSLSFAGSRVLGGLVFSLGLIMVVVAGAELFTGNNLLAMAWAEGKLGTREVLRNWVVVGLGNLVGAAGLAVLVLLADTAALNGGLVAKKAVEVAAAKAALSWETAFFRGVLCNVLVCLAVWMAAAGRSVVDKTVAIVPPIAAFVALGFEHSIANMFFFPLAIGLLATDPALAALPQAAAVTWTAMAGNLVPVIAGNLVGGSVLVALIYWVIYRARPSQR
- a CDS encoding GAF domain-containing protein; the encoded protein is MRSRRSTVSGSSALVNTFLAGLVGLVGAHSGIVRLRMNGSDQSRLIAAYGLPTGALAYERSISDPCGICGEALRRNRVRVADRKVRRGTIHAALPELQSCPATVAVSLNQERRALGVLTLFFEDERPLSRELVALLRPVGELLALAIASPASLADRDMPLLGDTSLQRTLFRALVSPETPEPPPANSARCTDSSDEPPPDPGSTGREQDPTPVLTEREREVLDKIALGLSNKSIARALDISHETVKVHLRHIFTKLGFSSRAEAMLFASRK